A genomic segment from Bacillota bacterium encodes:
- a CDS encoding aspartyl-phosphate phosphatase Spo0E family protein, whose protein sequence is MRKLGKEKQVRQKIKYLQKKLDNAVENSQLTSYELLELSKELDKLIVDYYNLNDNSKC, encoded by the coding sequence ATGAGAAAATTAGGCAAAGAAAAACAGGTAAGACAAAAAATAAAGTATCTACAAAAGAAATTGGATAATGCTGTTGAAAATAGTCAGCTTACCTCATATGAGTTGCTTGAGTTAAGCAAAGAGCTGGACAAATTGATAGTAGATTACTATAATTTAAATGATAACTCCAAATGCTGA